Within the Acidimicrobiia bacterium genome, the region CACGCCTCCTCCGACCGCGATGGGCTTGCCGCGCAGGCCCGGGTTCAGGAGTTGCTCAACGGACGCGTAGAACGCATCGAGATCGGCGTGGAGGATGGTCGGGGCCTCCGTCATGATCCCAGTGTAGCGAACGTATGTTCGGCGCGAGTCGCGGATCGGTCGCCTTGTCGTTACTCATCTATTCCCGCCAGCTTCTTCGCCAGCGACTTCTTGCCGGCTATTTCGGCCTGCCGCCCGATCAGGACTCGTTGAGCTTGGGGTGAGCCGGCCCCGTGCAAGGACTCGGTGAGGTAGCCGACCGCGTTACGGCCGAGCGTCATGTTTTCGATGAGGCGCAGCACCCTCATCCTGTCTTCGGTCGAAATGTCCTCACGACCCCGGAGGTACTTCTCGAGGATCGGGCCGGCCTCCGGGTGCTCGAAGTCCTGCTGCGAGGGCATGGTCACAATCAGACCGCCGGCCAGATCCTGGGCGAGGCGCGCCAGTTCGTATGGAAAGCGGGTCACGTTGTGTTTGCAGACGTTGGCGAGCAGGGCATCGTTCTCGAAGTTGCCCGCCTCGGTTTGGAAGGACTCATGTGAGGAGGCGATACCCCCGCCGTAGATCGTCTCATTGAGATGGTTCATCTCGACGAGCTTGTCCTTGATATGCGACGCCTTCTCGACTCCGTTGTATTCGGCGGCCAGCGCGGCCGCACCGATGAGGACATCGCCGACGCCGCTCTTGCACACGTAGCTCCGCCGGTGATACGAGGTGAATCGCTCGACGAGGGTCGCCGCGAACTCATATTCGCCGTCCATGAAGACGTGCTCCCAGGGAACGAAGACGTCATCGAGAATGATCATCGCTTCCTGACCGCTGTAGAGGGCGTTGCCGGCGTCGATCTCGCCGCCGTCGAGGATTCGCGTGTCGCACGATTGGCGTCCGTAGATGTAGGTCAAGCCGGGAGCTTCGACCGGTACGGCACAGGTCACCGCATAGTCCCGGTCGGCTTCGCCGAGTCGAATGGTCGGCATCACGATGAACCAGTGGGAGTTGATTGCCCCTGTTTGATGGGCCTTGGCACCCCGGATCACGATGCCGTCG harbors:
- a CDS encoding 4-hydroxyphenylacetate 3-hydroxylase N-terminal domain-containing protein, with the translated sequence MTGWKKGEPIRTGDDYVESLRKRHLTVFLMGEKVTEPVDHPIIRPSINALAATYDLAVDDPGLASPTSSIVEAPVNRFLHVTESVDDVVAQNKMQRRLGQLTGTCFQRCVGMDAINSTFSVTFDIDAAHGTDYHRRFTTWLAEMQRMNFVIGGAMTDPKGDRSKAPSEQADPDLYLHVTERRADGIVIRGAKAHQTGAINSHWFIVMPTIRLGEADRDYAVTCAVPVEAPGLTYIYGRQSCDTRILDGGEIDAGNALYSGQEAMIILDDVFVPWEHVFMDGEYEFAATLVERFTSYHRRSYVCKSGVGDVLIGAAALAAEYNGVEKASHIKDKLVEMNHLNETIYGGGIASSHESFQTEAGNFENDALLANVCKHNVTRFPYELARLAQDLAGGLIVTMPSQQDFEHPEAGPILEKYLRGREDISTEDRMRVLRLIENMTLGRNAVGYLTESLHGAGSPQAQRVLIGRQAEIAGKKSLAKKLAGIDE